A section of the Pseudanabaena mucicola str. Chao 1806 genome encodes:
- a CDS encoding single-stranded DNA-binding protein, with the protein MNSIVLMAEVLTDPELRRTPDNQSSIASFLVQFAGGRAEDAPYRIKVVGWNNLADEIMEKYHKGDQVVVEGRLRLDIVDRGTYKEKRTELVAQRVHSFGAGSTANTTATTTAAPARSPRANPSSAPSAAVPTSSYAPVASPATNAPDYDDIPF; encoded by the coding sequence ATGAATTCTATTGTCTTGATGGCAGAAGTGCTAACTGATCCAGAACTGCGCCGTACTCCCGATAACCAAAGCTCGATCGCTTCATTTCTTGTCCAGTTTGCAGGTGGACGTGCTGAAGATGCACCTTATCGTATCAAGGTCGTGGGCTGGAACAATTTAGCGGATGAGATTATGGAAAAATATCATAAAGGCGATCAAGTTGTCGTAGAAGGTCGTCTCCGTCTTGATATAGTTGATCGCGGTACTTACAAAGAAAAGCGAACTGAACTGGTTGCTCAACGAGTTCATAGCTTTGGGGCTGGTAGCACTGCAAATACAACTGCTACGACAACTGCTGCACCTGCACGTAGTCCTAGAGCAAATCCATCTAGTGCGCCTAGTGCTGCTGTACCGACATCTAGCTATGCGCCTGTGGCATCTCCTGCAACAAATGCTCCAGACTATGACGATATTCCCTTTTAA